The following are encoded in a window of Novosphingobium sp. THN1 genomic DNA:
- a CDS encoding DUF885 family protein, which yields MALKRGAWHGLIALALLQPGMSHAAAETAAPSVVAAQIDNGPQAQSGLSENAQLERIFADEMRQGFALDPVGALQQGQRVSVEAFLQLFSPELARARREANAQVLARLRQITPGKLDEPHRLSREVLIDAKSADAALLQPDLLALTEVRPFNHFGGFHVSYPELSSPGSGIALETTSDYELLIARHRVLGRVFDQATARFREGMASGVTEPRLTVDNMIAQIDALLAQPVERSPFTSPARSFPSSFSNAEKLRLRKDLYAVTRRDIYPAYRKLRRFLADDYRSAAREQVGLSALRGGGPLYRELIRAYTTLDLDPETVHAMGLGEVSRIQTEMEQVKTELGYTGPLRGFFDDLRTNPRYHPKTEQQLADGFRAVGRKVDALAPHYFLHLPRTPLQIQPYPAYRAKFEAGGSYAQGTPDGVQPGTFFFNTYDLKSRYLTGVTTLYLHEGAPGHHFQISLAQENTALPDFQRFGGNNAYIEGWALYAETLGFEMGLYKDPMQHWGTLDDEMLRAMRLVVDTGLHAKGWTRDQAVDYMLTNSGMGRSDAEAEVDRYIAIPGQALSYKIGALTIQRLRKEAENALGRKFDIRAFHDQVLGSGALPMKVLEGKVRGWIARTRAAR from the coding sequence ATGGCATTGAAACGGGGGGCCTGGCACGGCCTGATCGCTCTGGCTTTGCTGCAGCCGGGCATGAGCCATGCTGCAGCTGAGACAGCAGCCCCTTCCGTTGTCGCGGCGCAGATCGACAATGGCCCGCAGGCGCAAAGCGGTCTTTCCGAAAACGCCCAGCTGGAGCGGATCTTTGCCGATGAAATGCGGCAAGGTTTCGCGCTCGACCCGGTTGGCGCCCTGCAGCAAGGCCAGCGCGTTTCGGTCGAGGCTTTCCTCCAGCTGTTCTCGCCCGAACTGGCAAGGGCGCGGCGCGAGGCAAATGCGCAAGTGCTGGCACGGTTGCGGCAAATCACCCCCGGCAAACTGGACGAGCCGCACCGCCTTTCGCGCGAAGTGCTGATCGATGCAAAAAGCGCCGACGCCGCACTGCTGCAACCCGACCTCCTGGCGTTGACCGAGGTCCGCCCGTTCAATCACTTCGGCGGTTTCCACGTTTCCTACCCCGAACTTTCATCGCCGGGCAGCGGTATCGCCCTGGAGACCACAAGCGATTACGAGTTGCTGATCGCACGGCACCGCGTGCTCGGGCGCGTCTTCGATCAGGCTACTGCGCGTTTCCGCGAGGGAATGGCAAGCGGCGTGACTGAACCCCGGCTGACGGTGGACAACATGATCGCGCAGATCGATGCGCTGCTGGCCCAGCCGGTCGAGCGATCGCCCTTCACCAGTCCAGCGCGGAGCTTTCCGAGCAGCTTTTCGAACGCGGAAAAGCTGCGACTGCGCAAGGATCTGTACGCCGTCACCCGGCGCGACATCTATCCGGCCTACCGCAAGCTCCGCCGGTTTCTGGCAGACGATTACCGCTCTGCAGCGCGTGAGCAGGTGGGCCTTTCGGCCTTGCGCGGAGGCGGCCCGCTCTACCGCGAGCTGATCCGGGCCTATACCACGCTCGATCTTGATCCCGAGACCGTACACGCCATGGGTCTGGGCGAAGTGTCGCGGATCCAGACCGAGATGGAGCAGGTCAAGACGGAGCTGGGCTATACCGGGCCCTTGCGTGGGTTTTTCGACGATCTGCGGACCAATCCGCGCTATCACCCCAAGACCGAGCAACAGCTAGCGGATGGATTTCGCGCTGTCGGCCGCAAGGTTGACGCGCTGGCGCCGCACTACTTCCTGCATCTGCCCCGCACGCCTCTGCAGATCCAGCCCTACCCTGCCTATCGCGCAAAGTTCGAAGCCGGCGGCAGCTATGCGCAAGGGACGCCCGATGGCGTGCAGCCCGGAACGTTCTTCTTCAACACATACGACCTCAAGAGCCGCTACCTGACGGGCGTGACCACGCTTTACCTGCACGAGGGCGCGCCGGGCCATCATTTCCAGATCAGCCTTGCGCAGGAGAACACAGCCCTGCCGGATTTCCAGCGCTTTGGCGGCAACAACGCCTACATCGAAGGCTGGGCGCTCTACGCCGAGACGCTGGGGTTCGAGATGGGCCTCTACAAGGACCCGATGCAGCATTGGGGCACGCTGGACGACGAGATGCTGCGTGCGATGCGGCTGGTAGTGGATACCGGGCTGCACGCGAAAGGGTGGACCCGCGATCAGGCGGTGGATTACATGCTGACCAATTCGGGCATGGGCCGCAGCGACGCCGAGGCGGAAGTGGACCGCTACATAGCAATTCCGGGGCAAGCGCTATCGTACAAGATCGGAGCGCTTACGATCCAGCGGCTGCGCAAGGAGGCCGAAAACGCGCTTGGCCGCAAATTCGACATTCGCGCATTCCACGATCAGGTGCTGGGATCGGGAGCGCTGCCGATGAAGGTGCTGGAAGGCAAGGTGCGCGGGTGGATCGCTCGCACCCGCGCTGCCCGTTAG
- a CDS encoding prolyl hydroxylase family protein codes for MDGLEIFGVADFLSAAECERLIAMVDKVARPSPTYKGTDATGRTSYTGDVDPFDPFILMLQRRIDDLTGIDPAFGETIQGQRYEPGQEFRGHYDHFLPSQHFWDTEQKRGGQRSWTAMAYLNAVEEGGTTDFTRVNLSIPPQPGALLLWNNMKPDGTPNPDALHAGTPVVRGKKYVLTKWYRSRPWH; via the coding sequence GTGGATGGGCTCGAGATCTTTGGTGTGGCCGATTTCCTTTCAGCCGCCGAGTGCGAAAGGCTGATCGCCATGGTCGACAAGGTGGCGCGCCCTTCCCCCACCTACAAAGGCACGGACGCGACCGGCCGAACCAGCTATACCGGGGACGTGGATCCCTTTGACCCTTTCATCCTGATGCTGCAGCGTCGCATCGACGACCTGACCGGCATCGATCCGGCGTTCGGCGAGACGATCCAGGGGCAGCGGTATGAACCGGGACAGGAGTTCCGTGGCCATTATGACCACTTTCTGCCTTCGCAGCATTTCTGGGATACGGAACAGAAACGCGGCGGCCAGCGTAGTTGGACGGCCATGGCGTATCTCAACGCCGTGGAGGAAGGCGGGACGACCGACTTCACCCGCGTCAACCTTTCCATCCCGCCGCAACCGGGTGCGCTGTTGCTCTGGAACAACATGAAGCCCGATGGCACACCAAATCCCGATGCCCTGCACGCCGGAACCCCGGTCGTGCGCGGAAAGAAGTATGTCCTGACGAAGTGGTACAGGTCGCGCCCATGGCATTGA
- a CDS encoding flavin-binding protein, with protein sequence MKLTLDSVLADATDRLAKAVKQRRSAMHTPVVGTSDGDLRIMVLREATPDLTLRFHTDLRSPKCALIATGAPVSILAYDPETRIQLRMRGEGRIEHHGATADAAWERATASSRRCYLAGTGPSAEVESAGPTIPEHLRHRSPSIEETLPGRANFAVLLVEVRCLDWLQLTHEGGTRARFTRADAASPWEATWLAP encoded by the coding sequence ATGAAGTTGACGCTCGATAGCGTTCTTGCCGATGCCACCGATCGCCTCGCCAAGGCGGTGAAGCAGCGCCGCAGCGCGATGCATACGCCCGTCGTCGGCACCTCTGACGGCGATCTCAGGATCATGGTCCTGCGCGAGGCTACACCCGACCTGACCCTGCGTTTCCACACCGACCTGCGCAGTCCCAAGTGCGCCCTCATTGCAACTGGTGCCCCGGTCAGCATTCTTGCCTACGATCCAGAAACCCGCATCCAGCTCCGCATGCGCGGGGAAGGGCGCATTGAACATCACGGCGCCACCGCCGATGCCGCGTGGGAGCGCGCCACCGCCTCCAGCCGCCGCTGCTACCTCGCCGGCACCGGCCCCAGCGCTGAGGTGGAATCCGCCGGCCCGACCATTCCCGAACACCTCCGCCACCGCTCGCCGAGCATCGAGGAAACCTTGCCAGGCCGCGCCAACTTCGCCGTCTTGCTGGTCGAGGTGCGCTGCCTCGACTGGCTGCAACTCACCCACGAAGGTGGCACCCGCGCCCGCTTCACCCGCGCAGATGCAGCCTCGCCGTGGGAGGCGACTTGGCTCGCCCCCTGA
- a CDS encoding RcnB family protein, whose product MTATAIPSTAFAQQPQREERGGGWQRGGESRGGGENRGGGNWRGGGDFRNQQVQRPQTPQVQRPAWGGSNPQAQARPEQARPDQSRPAWRGRTEGSQRDWGRSQGRDWQSGTVNRPAPAQNAGRPAVPERGWDGRQWNGTNPGNQNAGRDWNRDRDRDGRDWNRDRDGRNWSRDREGRTWNRDGRDWNRDGRDWNRDGRDWNRDNWRRDDRRGDNWRNSYRGDYRRWSNDWRRDNRYNWNHYRSVNRGIYRMPRYYSPYRGYNYSRLSIGIFLNSGFYGQNYWINDPWAYRLPPAYGPYRWVRYWDDVLLVDVYSGEVVDVIHDFFW is encoded by the coding sequence ATGACCGCAACAGCAATTCCCTCGACGGCGTTTGCCCAGCAGCCGCAGCGCGAAGAGCGTGGCGGCGGTTGGCAGCGCGGTGGCGAAAGCCGTGGCGGCGGCGAGAACCGTGGTGGTGGCAACTGGCGCGGTGGCGGCGATTTCCGCAACCAGCAGGTCCAGCGGCCGCAGACTCCACAAGTGCAGCGGCCGGCCTGGGGCGGCAGCAATCCGCAGGCCCAGGCGCGGCCGGAGCAGGCACGGCCAGATCAGTCACGTCCGGCATGGCGTGGGCGGACCGAGGGTTCGCAGCGGGACTGGGGCCGCTCGCAGGGCCGCGACTGGCAATCGGGCACCGTGAACCGTCCGGCACCGGCACAAAACGCCGGCCGGCCCGCCGTGCCCGAGCGCGGCTGGGACGGCAGGCAGTGGAACGGAACCAACCCCGGCAACCAGAACGCCGGGCGGGATTGGAACCGCGATCGGGATCGGGACGGACGTGACTGGAACCGGGATCGGGACGGGCGCAACTGGAGCCGCGATCGCGAGGGCCGGACCTGGAACCGCGACGGTCGTGACTGGAACCGCGACGGTCGTGACTGGAACCGCGACGGTCGTGACTGGAACCGCGACAACTGGCGGCGCGACGATCGCCGCGGCGACAACTGGCGCAACAGCTATCGCGGGGACTATCGCCGCTGGAGCAACGACTGGCGGCGGGACAACCGTTATAACTGGAACCACTACCGCAGCGTGAACCGCGGGATCTATCGGATGCCACGGTACTACTCGCCCTATCGCGGGTACAATTACAGCCGCCTGTCGATCGGCATTTTCCTGAACTCTGGCTTCTATGGCCAGAACTACTGGATCAACGATCCCTGGGCTTACCGCCTGCCGCCTGCATACGGGCCGTATCGCTGGGTGCGCTATTGGGACGATGTGCTGCTGGTCGACGTCTATTCCGGTGAAGTGGTGGACGTGATCCACGATTTCTTCTGGTAA
- a CDS encoding flagellin, protein MAVINTNISAVRATNASNSANKMLGTAMERLSTGKRINGAKDDAAGLAISTTMTSQIKGMGQGVRNSNDGISLAQTADGALNEVTAMLQRIRELAVQSASGTYQDATDRVYMQSEVDQLTAQVDQIITNTNFNGVQLFDGSVTSITIQAGSDASDQVILEIADLTTLAASGGAAGSYDVSTTTAANTLLGTLDTELDSISGARSLLGAGQNRLESVINNLNDNITNLSDARSRILDTDYSAETTAMAKAQILSQASTAMIAQANQAQQNVLSLLK, encoded by the coding sequence ATGGCAGTCATCAACACGAATATCAGCGCGGTCCGCGCGACCAATGCCTCGAACTCGGCCAACAAGATGCTTGGCACCGCGATGGAGCGTCTGTCGACCGGCAAGCGCATCAACGGAGCCAAGGACGATGCCGCAGGCCTCGCCATCAGCACGACCATGACCTCGCAGATCAAGGGCATGGGCCAGGGCGTGCGCAACTCGAACGACGGCATCAGCCTTGCCCAGACCGCAGACGGTGCGCTCAACGAGGTCACCGCGATGCTGCAGCGCATCCGCGAACTGGCCGTCCAGTCGGCCTCGGGCACCTATCAGGACGCCACTGACCGCGTCTACATGCAGAGCGAAGTCGATCAGCTGACCGCGCAGGTCGATCAGATCATCACCAACACCAATTTCAACGGCGTGCAGCTGTTTGATGGCAGCGTCACCTCGATCACGATCCAGGCTGGGTCCGATGCTTCGGACCAGGTCATCCTCGAGATCGCCGACCTCACCACGCTCGCTGCCTCGGGTGGTGCTGCCGGCTCCTACGACGTGTCGACGACCACCGCGGCCAACACCCTGCTCGGCACGCTGGACACGGAACTGGACTCGATCTCCGGCGCCCGTTCGCTGCTCGGTGCCGGTCAGAACCGTCTTGAATCGGTGATCAACAACCTCAACGACAACATCACCAACCTCTCGGATGCCCGCTCGCGCATTCTTGATACCGATTATTCGGCGGAAACCACCGCGATGGCCAAGGCCCAGATCCTTTCGCAGGCATCGACGGCCATGATTGCCCAGGCCAACCAGGCCCAGCAGAACGTGCTCTCGCTTCTGAAGTAA
- a CDS encoding GyrI-like domain-containing protein, which translates to MKPDQRSRYATRIERAIALLERRLSAGDVPSLADLAAEAAMSEYHFHRIFRLMTGEAPGAAITRARLAGSLPALSAQGIGAATGRSGYATSQAYARALRTATGQTPSALGSDPQRLSNTAKALGEPPSDPQSALRIEIVELAPLRLLAVRNVGAYSELNRGFGRLFELVLAQMGPESLQAIWGMPHDDPRHAAPEACRFTCALDTGGLGKPAGDLEARDITGGPQLSFFATGDYDDLHGLIDTLYAELLARDLELGEGPVLINYLDDADEVAPPHQRAQVYLPLALG; encoded by the coding sequence ATGAAGCCTGACCAACGCAGCCGCTACGCCACTCGCATCGAACGCGCCATTGCCCTGCTCGAACGCCGTCTCTCCGCAGGCGACGTGCCAAGTCTCGCCGATCTGGCCGCCGAAGCTGCCATGTCCGAATATCACTTCCACCGCATCTTTCGACTGATGACCGGCGAAGCCCCCGGCGCCGCCATCACCCGCGCGCGCCTCGCCGGAAGCCTGCCCGCCCTATCGGCGCAAGGCATTGGCGCCGCCACCGGGCGGAGCGGCTATGCCACTTCGCAAGCCTATGCCCGCGCCCTGCGTACAGCGACGGGCCAGACGCCGTCTGCCCTCGGCAGTGACCCGCAAAGGCTCAGCAACACGGCCAAGGCCCTGGGCGAACCCCCATCAGACCCACAGAGCGCCCTGCGCATCGAGATCGTCGAACTCGCCCCGCTGCGTCTGCTCGCCGTCCGCAATGTGGGCGCTTATTCCGAACTCAACCGCGGCTTCGGACGCCTGTTCGAACTCGTGCTCGCCCAGATGGGGCCGGAAAGCCTGCAGGCGATCTGGGGCATGCCGCACGACGATCCCCGCCACGCTGCACCCGAAGCCTGCCGCTTTACCTGCGCGCTCGATACCGGCGGTCTTGGTAAACCGGCTGGCGATCTTGAAGCGCGCGACATCACGGGCGGCCCGCAGCTTTCGTTCTTCGCCACCGGCGATTACGACGACCTGCACGGCCTGATCGACACGCTCTACGCAGAATTGCTCGCGCGCGATCTCGAACTGGGCGAAGGGCCGGTCCTGATCAACTACCTCGACGACGCCGACGAGGTCGCCCCGCCACATCAGCGCGCGCAGGTCTATCTGCCGCTGGCGCTCGGCTGA
- a CDS encoding lysine--tRNA ligase: MTDAISTAAQTSKAWPFEEARKLIKRFPGGKRDASGALVPVLFETGYGPSGLPHIGTFQEVLRTTLVRRAYEVLTANESGQGHPTRLVAFSDDMDGLRKVPDNVPNKALLDAHLGHPLSRIPDPFEKFESFAHHNNAMLRDFLDRFGFDYEFVSASDRYNSGAFDEALKGVLRNWQAIMDIMLPTLREERRKTYSPVLPVSPTTGEVLQVPVEVVDAEAGIVRFTDSNGETIEHTVLGGWSKLQWKVDWAMRWVALGVDYEMCGKDLTDSVTQSGKIARVLGGQRPEGLIYELFLDEKGEKISKSKGNGLTIEQWLEYGSEESLGFYLFREPKSAKSLHVGIIPRAVDEYWQFREKIPTQPIEQQLGNPVWHLLRTNGPAQGEGDKLPVTYGLLLNLVGVLGAQATRDQVWSYLGNYVENADPAAHPALDGLVTRALAYNRDFIAPTLQRRKPEENEARALAALDEELAGTSDDATAEELQNIVYEIGKDPHYGFEQLRDWFKCLYETLLGSSAGPRMGSFIALYGVGNTRKLIAEALGD, translated from the coding sequence ATGACAGACGCAATCAGCACCGCCGCCCAGACCTCCAAGGCTTGGCCCTTCGAGGAAGCCCGCAAGCTCATCAAGCGGTTCCCCGGCGGCAAACGCGATGCGAGCGGAGCGCTCGTGCCCGTCCTGTTCGAAACCGGCTATGGCCCCTCGGGCCTGCCGCACATCGGCACCTTCCAGGAAGTCCTGCGCACCACGCTGGTCCGCCGCGCCTATGAAGTGCTGACCGCCAATGAATCAGGGCAGGGCCATCCCACGCGCCTCGTCGCCTTCTCCGACGACATGGACGGCTTGCGCAAGGTCCCTGACAATGTGCCGAACAAGGCGCTGCTCGATGCCCACCTCGGCCATCCGCTCAGCCGCATCCCCGATCCGTTCGAGAAGTTCGAAAGCTTCGCCCATCACAACAACGCCATGCTGCGAGATTTTCTCGATCGCTTCGGCTTCGATTACGAGTTCGTCTCGGCCTCCGATCGCTACAATTCCGGCGCCTTCGACGAAGCATTGAAGGGCGTGCTGCGCAACTGGCAGGCGATCATGGACATCATGCTCCCCACCTTGCGCGAGGAACGCCGCAAGACCTACTCGCCGGTCCTGCCGGTTTCGCCGACCACCGGCGAAGTGCTGCAAGTGCCGGTCGAGGTGGTCGACGCCGAAGCCGGCATCGTTCGCTTCACCGACAGCAACGGCGAGACCATCGAGCACACAGTCCTCGGCGGCTGGTCCAAGCTGCAGTGGAAGGTCGATTGGGCCATGCGCTGGGTCGCACTGGGCGTCGATTACGAGATGTGCGGCAAGGACCTTACCGACAGCGTCACGCAGTCCGGCAAGATCGCGCGCGTGCTCGGCGGCCAGCGCCCCGAAGGCCTGATCTACGAACTCTTCCTTGATGAGAAGGGCGAGAAGATCTCGAAGTCCAAGGGTAACGGCCTGACCATCGAGCAGTGGCTCGAATACGGCAGCGAGGAAAGCCTCGGTTTCTACCTTTTCCGCGAACCCAAGAGCGCCAAGTCCCTCCACGTCGGCATCATCCCCCGCGCGGTCGACGAATACTGGCAGTTCCGCGAGAAGATCCCGACCCAGCCGATCGAACAGCAGCTGGGCAACCCGGTGTGGCACCTGCTGCGCACCAATGGTCCGGCGCAGGGTGAGGGCGACAAGCTCCCGGTCACCTACGGCCTGCTGCTCAATCTCGTCGGCGTGCTTGGCGCGCAGGCAACGCGCGATCAGGTCTGGTCCTATCTCGGCAACTATGTCGAGAACGCCGATCCTGCAGCGCACCCCGCGCTCGATGGCCTCGTCACCCGCGCACTGGCCTACAACCGCGATTTCATCGCCCCTACGCTGCAACGCCGCAAGCCCGAGGAGAACGAGGCCAGGGCGCTCGCCGCGCTCGACGAGGAACTCGCCGGCACGTCGGACGATGCCACCGCAGAGGAACTGCAGAACATCGTCTACGAGATCGGCAAGGACCCGCACTACGGCTTCGAGCAACTCCGCGACTGGTTCAAGTGCCTCTATGAAACCCTGCTCGGCTCCAGCGCGGGCCCTCGCATGGGCAGCTTCATCGCACTCTATGGTGTCGGCAATACCCGCAAGCTGATCGCCGAAGCGCTGGGCGATTGA
- a CDS encoding MarR family transcriptional regulator produces MDAYVDPNAETLRLAKALYNLRRKRDEASGRPGLFAEPGWDILLDLFIADCRRTDIQVSSVCLDAGIPSTTILRWIARLEDEGLIFREPDTTDARRRYVRLTGQGREMMLNVLRTLAEHSQA; encoded by the coding sequence TTGGACGCTTACGTAGATCCCAACGCCGAAACCCTTCGGCTCGCCAAAGCGCTCTACAACCTGCGGCGCAAGCGCGACGAGGCGAGCGGACGGCCCGGCCTGTTCGCAGAACCCGGCTGGGACATCCTCCTCGACCTGTTCATCGCCGATTGCCGCCGCACCGATATCCAGGTGTCGAGCGTGTGCCTCGATGCAGGCATCCCGTCGACCACGATCCTGCGCTGGATCGCCCGTCTCGAGGATGAAGGACTGATCTTCCGCGAACCCGATACGACCGACGCGCGCCGCCGCTACGTGCGGCTGACCGGGCAGGGTCGGGAAATGATGCTCAACGTGCTGCGCACACTGGCAGAGCACAGCCAGGCCTGA
- a CDS encoding DUF6265 family protein has protein sequence MKLITSISAALLLATGTAHAAPPATLADVAWLQGSWEGEGIEGAPALEAYAPAAGGQMVGHFRQLNKDGTVMFYEIITIVEEGGSLAYRLKHFNADLTGWEEEDKVVSFP, from the coding sequence ATGAAGCTGATCACATCCATCTCCGCCGCCCTGCTTCTCGCTACCGGCACTGCTCACGCCGCACCGCCCGCCACACTGGCCGACGTTGCCTGGCTGCAAGGCTCCTGGGAAGGCGAGGGTATCGAGGGCGCACCCGCGCTCGAAGCCTATGCCCCGGCGGCAGGCGGCCAGATGGTGGGCCACTTCCGCCAGCTGAACAAGGACGGCACGGTGATGTTCTACGAAATCATCACCATCGTCGAGGAGGGCGGCTCGCTCGCCTACCGCCTCAAGCACTTCAACGCCGATCTCACCGGCTGGGAGGAAGAGGACAAGGTGGTCTCCTTCCCCTGA
- the ettA gene encoding energy-dependent translational throttle protein EttA, with product MAAQYAYVMKDMTKTFPGAQKPVLSNINLQFYQGAKIGIVGPNGAGKSTLIKIMAGIDKDFTGEAWPGENITVGYLEQEPQLDESKTVLENVKDGAREIADMVERFNAIGMEMAEEDADFDALGAEMAELQDKIDAVDGWTLDNQLEIAMEALRCPPGDWSVASLSGGEKRRIALTRLLIQKPSILLLDEPTNHLDAESVEWLENHLKDYAGAVLMITHDRYFLDNVVGWILELDRGKYFPYEGNYSTYLETKAKRMAQEEREESGKQKALQRELEWIRQTPAARQTKSKARIRKFEELQNAQDNRPVGKAQIVIQVPERLGGKVIEVKNISKAYGDKLLFEDLSFMLPPGGIVGVIGPNGAGKSTLFKILTGKETPDSGTVEIGSTVHLGYVDQSRDDLNPANNVWQEISDGLDYMKVNGQDMSTRAYVGAFNFKGPDQQKNVGKLSGGERNRVHMAKMLKAGGNVLLLDEPTNDLDVETLAALEDAIENFAGCAVVISHDRFFLDRLATHILAFEGNSHVEWFEGNFAAYEEDKRRRLGDAADRPTALAYKKLTR from the coding sequence ATGGCTGCCCAATACGCCTACGTCATGAAGGACATGACGAAGACCTTCCCCGGCGCGCAGAAGCCGGTGCTGAGCAATATCAACCTGCAGTTCTACCAGGGCGCCAAGATCGGCATCGTCGGTCCGAACGGTGCCGGTAAATCGACGCTTATCAAGATCATGGCCGGGATCGACAAGGATTTCACCGGCGAAGCCTGGCCGGGCGAGAACATCACCGTCGGCTATCTCGAGCAGGAACCGCAGCTCGACGAGAGCAAGACCGTGCTCGAAAACGTCAAGGACGGCGCGCGCGAGATCGCCGACATGGTCGAGCGCTTCAATGCGATCGGCATGGAGATGGCCGAGGAAGATGCCGACTTCGACGCGCTGGGCGCGGAGATGGCCGAGCTGCAGGACAAGATTGACGCGGTCGATGGCTGGACGCTCGACAACCAGCTCGAAATCGCGATGGAAGCGCTGCGCTGTCCGCCGGGCGACTGGTCGGTGGCGAGCCTTTCGGGCGGTGAAAAGCGCCGTATTGCGCTGACCCGCCTGCTGATCCAGAAGCCTTCGATCCTGCTGCTGGACGAACCGACCAACCACCTCGACGCCGAATCCGTCGAATGGCTGGAAAACCACCTCAAGGACTATGCCGGCGCGGTGCTGATGATCACGCACGACCGCTACTTCCTTGACAACGTGGTGGGCTGGATCCTCGAACTCGACCGCGGAAAGTACTTCCCCTACGAGGGCAACTACTCGACCTACCTCGAGACCAAGGCCAAGCGCATGGCCCAGGAAGAGCGCGAGGAAAGCGGCAAGCAGAAGGCGCTGCAGCGCGAACTCGAGTGGATCCGCCAGACCCCGGCCGCGCGCCAGACCAAGTCCAAGGCGCGTATCCGCAAATTCGAGGAACTGCAGAACGCCCAGGACAACCGCCCAGTCGGCAAGGCCCAGATCGTCATCCAGGTGCCCGAGCGCCTTGGCGGCAAGGTGATCGAGGTGAAGAACATCTCGAAGGCCTATGGCGACAAGCTGCTGTTCGAGGACCTCTCGTTCATGCTGCCGCCCGGTGGCATCGTCGGCGTGATCGGACCGAACGGCGCGGGCAAGTCCACGCTGTTCAAGATCCTGACCGGCAAGGAAACGCCGGACAGCGGGACCGTGGAAATCGGTTCGACCGTCCACCTCGGCTATGTCGACCAGAGCCGCGACGATCTGAACCCGGCCAACAACGTGTGGCAGGAAATCTCGGACGGCCTCGATTACATGAAGGTCAACGGGCAGGACATGTCGACGCGTGCCTATGTCGGCGCGTTCAACTTCAAGGGTCCGGACCAGCAGAAGAACGTCGGCAAGCTTTCGGGCGGTGAGCGCAACCGCGTGCATATGGCCAAGATGCTCAAGGCCGGCGGCAACGTGCTGCTGCTCGACGAGCCGACCAACGACCTTGACGTCGAAACGCTGGCGGCACTGGAAGACGCGATCGAGAACTTCGCAGGTTGCGCCGTGGTCATCTCGCACGACCGCTTCTTCCTCGACCGTCTGGCCACGCACATCCTTGCGTTTGAAGGCAACAGCCACGTCGAATGGTTCGAAGGCAACTTCGCGGCCTATGAAGAGGACAAGCGTCGTCGTCTGGGCGATGCGGCGGATCGTCCGACCGCGCTGGCTTACAAGAAGCTGACGCGCTGA